A portion of the Pan troglodytes isolate AG18354 chromosome 10, NHGRI_mPanTro3-v2.0_pri, whole genome shotgun sequence genome contains these proteins:
- the LOC134806925 gene encoding C-type lectin domain family 2 member D isoform X1 yields the protein MISDGFIRGFYPFVRHFCLLLPCEEEHICFLFHHYCCLHSKEHSIKATLIWRLFFLIMFLTIIVCGMVAALSAIRANCHQEPSVCLQAACPESWIGFQRKCFYFSDDTKNWTSSQRFCDSQDAALAQVESFQELNFLLRYKGPSDHWIGLSREQGQPWKWINGTEWTRQLVMKEDGANLYVAKVSQVPRMNPRPVMVRETDCELGSRLIYVIFKHFHFKQTIQYL from the exons atgatatctgatggttttataaggggcttttacCCCTTTGTTAGGcacttctgtctcctgctgccatgtgaagaagaacacatttgcttcctcttccaccattatt GTTGTCTGCATTCAAAAGAGCATTCTATTAAAGCTACCTTAATTTGGCgcttatttttcttaatcatgTTTCTGACAATCATAGTGTGTGGAATGGTTGCTGCTTTAAGCG caatAAGAGCTAACTGCCATCAAGAGCCATCAGTATGTCTTCAAGCTGCATGCCCAGAAAGCTGGATTGGTTTTCAAAgaaagtgtttctatttttctgatgaCACCAAGAACTGGACATCAAGTCAGAGGTTTTGTGACTCACAAGATGCTGCTCTTGCTCAGGTTGAAAGCTTCCAGGAACTG AATTTCCTGTTGAGATATAAAGGCCCATCTGATCACTGGATTGGGCTGAGCAGAGAACAAGGCCAACCATGGAAATGGATAAATGGTACTGAATGGACAAGACA aTTAGTCATGAAAGAAGATGGTGCCAACTTGTATGTTGCAAAGGTTTCACAAGTTCCTCGAATGAATCCAAGACCTGTCATGGTGAGGGAGACTGACTGTGAACTTGGCTCCAGGCTTATCTATGTCATTTTCAAACACTTTCATTTTAAGCAAACCATACAATATCTTTAA
- the LOC134806925 gene encoding C-type lectin domain family 2 member D isoform X2: MLKFVIFPKAGCLHSKEHSIKATLIWRLFFLIMFLTIIVCGMVAALSAIRANCHQEPSVCLQAACPESWIGFQRKCFYFSDDTKNWTSSQRFCDSQDAALAQVESFQELNFLLRYKGPSDHWIGLSREQGQPWKWINGTEWTRQLVMKEDGANLYVAKVSQVPRMNPRPVMVRETDCELGSRLIYVIFKHFHFKQTIQYL; this comes from the exons GTTGTCTGCATTCAAAAGAGCATTCTATTAAAGCTACCTTAATTTGGCgcttatttttcttaatcatgTTTCTGACAATCATAGTGTGTGGAATGGTTGCTGCTTTAAGCG caatAAGAGCTAACTGCCATCAAGAGCCATCAGTATGTCTTCAAGCTGCATGCCCAGAAAGCTGGATTGGTTTTCAAAgaaagtgtttctatttttctgatgaCACCAAGAACTGGACATCAAGTCAGAGGTTTTGTGACTCACAAGATGCTGCTCTTGCTCAGGTTGAAAGCTTCCAGGAACTG AATTTCCTGTTGAGATATAAAGGCCCATCTGATCACTGGATTGGGCTGAGCAGAGAACAAGGCCAACCATGGAAATGGATAAATGGTACTGAATGGACAAGACA aTTAGTCATGAAAGAAGATGGTGCCAACTTGTATGTTGCAAAGGTTTCACAAGTTCCTCGAATGAATCCAAGACCTGTCATGGTGAGGGAGACTGACTGTGAACTTGGCTCCAGGCTTATCTATGTCATTTTCAAACACTTTCATTTTAAGCAAACCATACAATATCTTTAA
- the LOC134806925 gene encoding C-type lectin domain family 2 member D isoform X5, producing the protein MLKFVIFPKAGCLHSKEHSIKATLIWRLFFLIMFLTIIVCGMVAALSAIRANCHQEPSVCLQAACPESWIGFQRKCFYFSDDTKNWTSSQRFCDSQDAALAQVESFQELNFLLRYKGPSDHWIGLSREQGQPWKWINGTEWTRQFPILGAGECAYLNDKGASSARHYTERKWICSKSDIHV; encoded by the exons GTTGTCTGCATTCAAAAGAGCATTCTATTAAAGCTACCTTAATTTGGCgcttatttttcttaatcatgTTTCTGACAATCATAGTGTGTGGAATGGTTGCTGCTTTAAGCG caatAAGAGCTAACTGCCATCAAGAGCCATCAGTATGTCTTCAAGCTGCATGCCCAGAAAGCTGGATTGGTTTTCAAAgaaagtgtttctatttttctgatgaCACCAAGAACTGGACATCAAGTCAGAGGTTTTGTGACTCACAAGATGCTGCTCTTGCTCAGGTTGAAAGCTTCCAGGAACTG AATTTCCTGTTGAGATATAAAGGCCCATCTGATCACTGGATTGGGCTGAGCAGAGAACAAGGCCAACCATGGAAATGGATAAATGGTACTGAATGGACAAGACA GTTTCCTATCCTGGGAGCAGGAGAGTGTGCCTATTTGAATGACAAAGGTGCCAGTAGTGCCAGGCACTACACAGAGAGGAAGTGGATTTGTTCCAAATCAGATATACATGTCTAG
- the LOC134806925 gene encoding C-type lectin domain family 2 member D isoform X8 encodes MFLTIIVCGMVAALSAIRANCHQEPSVCLQAACPESWIGFQRKCFYFSDDTKNWTSSQRFCDSQDAALAQVESFQELNFLLRYKGPSDHWIGLSREQGQPWKWINGTEWTRQLVMKEDGANLYVAKVSQVPRMNPRPVMVRETDCELGSRLIYVIFKHFHFKQTIQYL; translated from the exons atgTTTCTGACAATCATAGTGTGTGGAATGGTTGCTGCTTTAAGCG caatAAGAGCTAACTGCCATCAAGAGCCATCAGTATGTCTTCAAGCTGCATGCCCAGAAAGCTGGATTGGTTTTCAAAgaaagtgtttctatttttctgatgaCACCAAGAACTGGACATCAAGTCAGAGGTTTTGTGACTCACAAGATGCTGCTCTTGCTCAGGTTGAAAGCTTCCAGGAACTG AATTTCCTGTTGAGATATAAAGGCCCATCTGATCACTGGATTGGGCTGAGCAGAGAACAAGGCCAACCATGGAAATGGATAAATGGTACTGAATGGACAAGACA aTTAGTCATGAAAGAAGATGGTGCCAACTTGTATGTTGCAAAGGTTTCACAAGTTCCTCGAATGAATCCAAGACCTGTCATGGTGAGGGAGACTGACTGTGAACTTGGCTCCAGGCTTATCTATGTCATTTTCAAACACTTTCATTTTAAGCAAACCATACAATATCTTTAA
- the LOC134807546 gene encoding nucleophosmin-like yields MGSKVMSYMVAGRGTCAQELLFIQPSDILRQEQYGAPWCDSVLRGCSLEQHSFIFVCLVSYLSVCRHPMEDWMDMDMSPLRPQNYLFSCELKADKDYHFKVDNDENGHQLSLRMVSLGAGAKDELYIVEAEAMDYEGSPIKVTLATLKMSVQPTVSLGGFEITPPVDLRLKCGSGPMHISGQHLVAVKEGAESEDEEEEEVKLLSISGKQSAPGGGQKKVKLAAGAADDDEDNDGDYDDEEAEEKAPVKKSIRDTPAKNAQKSNQNGKDSKPSSTPRSKGQESFKKQEKSPKTPKGSSSVEDIKAKMQASIEKGGSLPKVETKFINYVKNFFWMTDQEAIQDLWQWRKSL; encoded by the coding sequence atgggaagcaaagtcatgtcttatatggtggcaggcaggGGGACTTGTGCACAGGAACTCCTATTTATACAACCATCAGATATCTTGagacaagaacagtatggggctCCCTGGTGTGATTCCGTCCTGCGTGGCTGTTCTCTGGAGCAGCATTCATTTATCTTCGTCTGCCTTGTCTCCTACCTAAGTGTGTGCCGCCACCCGATGGAAGATTGGATGGACATGGACATGAGCCCCCTGAGGCCCCAGAACTATCTTTTCAGTTGTGAACTAAAGGCCGACAAAGATTATCACTTTAAGGTGGATAATGATGAAAATGGGCACCAGTTATCTTTAAGAATGGTCAGTTTAGGGGCTGGTGCAAAGGATGAATTGTACATTGTTGAAGCAGAGGCAATGGATTACGAAGGCAGTCCAATTAAAGTAACACTGGCAACTTTGAAAATGTCTGTACAGCCAACGGTTTCTCTTGGGGGCTTTGAAATAACACCACCAGTGGACTTAAGGTTGAAGTGTGGTTCAGGGCCAATGCATATTAGTGGACAGCACTTAGTAGCTGTGAAGGAAGGTGCAGAGTCAGAagatgaagaagaggaggaggtgaaACTCTTAAGTATATCTGGAAAGCAGTCTGCCCCTGGAGGTGggcagaaaaaagtaaaacttgctGCTGGGGCtgctgatgatgatgaagataatgatggtgattatgatgatgaggaagctgaagaaaaAGCGCCAGTGAAGAAATCTATACGAGACACTCCAGCCAAAAATGCACAAAAGTCAAATCAGAATGGAAAAGACTCAAAACCATCATCAACACCAAGATCAAAAGGACAAGAATCcttcaaaaaacaggaaaaatctcctaaaacaccaaaaggatCTAGTTCTGTAGAAGACATTAAAGCAAAAATGCAAGCAAGTATAGAAAAAGGTGGTTCTCTTCCCAAAGTGGAAACCAAGTTCATCAATTATGTGAAGAATTTCTTCTGGATGACTGACCAAGAGGCTATTCAAGATCTCTGGCAGTGGAGGAAGTCTCtttaa